A window from Toxoplasma gondii ME49 chromosome IX, whole genome shotgun sequence encodes these proteins:
- a CDS encoding RNA recognition motif-containing protein (encoded by transcript TGME49_266740), translating into MAVSALSYGYCGTFASRFAAEAFSSFPIRHGGIPRPDENSPADDVIAPGDTTRSSSTGRPKERRTLWMGDLDRAELPVDEAYVRNDMFLEFNAFITHVRVCRDRITRLPSFGFVEFATEKHASYILEHMNGRFVPGRCHKYKLNWANFNLTEKPETRATFSRPPELSRNSGETASRSSNAAGRRISDSSCRQSQGSPPPDSTSIWIGSLDPATSREEIEELFDQHYNTVCFVKLITDPNTGTGRGFGFVHFRDPDEADRALAEMNGAICRGRRIRVNRSNNSRASSAQGTFHDPSVQSAMAKLYAATAYQAQKIAQDYCGGFVPTKRKRGVLAGGATAKVVVRGLDPVCTEEEVERHLSHFGEIIQTKTVPGGKAYVTFAEQQAAENAVTYLSGCFIGANRVGLDHADCQPLENGGTGCEAPASDCVYYWPQTATNMSLNANETTSCAASSFDTSCVGLGGSCGWNNSGANNYVEANLGWGEAALSVDAHHTYNTSLVGDISWQPDSLRYVPNAASGACGAAALVPGLLVNGRFISYPLSQASTATQKDTEKREREHAKRKGLIAASDAELSGGLFHDVDPVMVPADLLPAPMMADKAILTRGTLERHTFVSNNPSFSCTLKLRGPSEDDGFMELVDEIEGCEAVIKSDHERLVAAKQKANARMHEEDHEILYGTAYSGTLPL; encoded by the exons ATGGCTGTCTCAGCGCTGTCGTACGGGTACTGCGGCACGTTTGCATCCCGATTTGCAGCTGAggcgttctcctccttccctATCCGTCATGGTGGCATTCCGCGACCCGATGAGAACAGTCCAGCTGACGATGTTATCGCACCTGGCGATACTACACGGTCTAGCAGTACTGGCAGACCTAAGGAACGAAGAACGTTGTGGATGGGGGACCTTGACCGCGCTGAGCTACCGGTTGACGAAGCCTATGTCCGGAACGACATGTTTCTCGAATTCAATGCGTTTATTACACACGTTCgagtctgcagagacaggatAACACGACTGCCGTCGTTCGGGTTTGTTGAATTCGCTACGGAGAAGCATGCGAGTTACATTTTAGAGCATATGAATGGTCGATTTGTCCCTGGCCGATGCCATAAGTACAAGTTGAACTGGGCAAACTTCAACCTAACAGAAAAGCCTGAGACGAGAGCAACCTTCTCAAGACCTCCAGAGCTCAGCCGCAACTCGGGGGAGACTGCGTCCAGGTCTTCCAATGCAGCGG GAAGGCGCATCAGCGACAGCTCTTGTCGCCAGTCTCAAGGGAGTCCACCGCCGGACAGCACGTCTATCTGGATTGGCAGCTTAGATCCTGCAACCAGCCGCGAAGAAATCGAGGAACTCTTCGATCAGCATTACAATACCGTTTGCTTTGTGAAGCTTATTACGGATCCCAACACAG GCACTGGCCGTGGATTCGGGTTTGTGCACTTTCGCGACCCCGACGAAGCAGATCGCGCGCTGGCAGAAATGAATGGTGCCATCTGCCGAGGTCGCCGAATCCGTGTAAACAGGTCAAACAACAGTAGAGCATCATCAGCCCAAGGTACATTTCACGACCCTTCAGTTCAGTCTGCAATGGCGAAACTATATGCTGCCACTGCCTACCAGGCACAGAAAATCGCTCAAGACTATTGCGGTGGTTTTGTGCcaacaaagagaaaacgtgGTGTCCTGGCAGGAGGCGCAACAGCGAAGGTTGTGGTTAGAGGTCTGGATCCGGTTTGCACTGAGGAAGAAGTTGAACGGCATTTGTCCCACTTCGGTGAGATCATTCAGACCAAAACCGTGCCAGGAGGTAAAGCGTATGTGACTTTTGCGGAACAGCAAGCAGCGGAGAATGCAGTAACATACCTCAGCGGGTGTTTCATTGGTGCGAATCGAGTAGGCTTGGACCATGCGGATTGTCAGCCACTTGAGAACGGTGGAACTGGTTGTGAGGCACCAGCAAGTGACTGCGTCTACTACTGGCCGCAGACGGCTACGAATATGAGTTTGAATGCTAATGAGACCACTAGCTGTGCAGCCTCCAGCTTTGACACAAGCTGTGTAGGGCTTGGTGGATCATGTGGCTGGAATAATAGCGGTGCCAACAACTATGTCGAGGCGAACCTGGGTtggggagaagcagcgctCTCCGTGGATGCCCACCACACCTACAATACTTCTCTGGTTGGCGACATCTCCTGGCAGCCTGATTCTCTACGATACGTGCCGAATGCTGCCTCCGGAGCATGTGGTGCTGCTGCTCTGGTTCCAGGGCTTCTGGTAAACGGCCGTTTTATTTCATATCCGCTGTCACAGGCGAGCACTGCCACCCAAAAAGAcactgagaagagagaacgcgagcaCGCCAAAAGGAAAGGGTTAATCGCTGCGTCGGACGCTGAGTTGTCGGGTGGCCTCTTTCATGACGTGGATCCAGTCATGGTCCCTGCGGACCTCCTGCCTGCGCCGATGATGGCGGATAAGGCTATTCTCACCCGGGGCACACTAGAACGACACACGTTCGTCAGTAATAacccttctttctcctgcacTTTGAAACTCCGAGGTCCCAGTGAAGATGACGGCTTCATGGAACTCGTAGACGAGATTGAAGGATGCGAGGCAGTGATTAAAAGCGACCACGAAAGACTGGTCGCGGCAAAGCAGAAAGCAAATGCGAGGATGCACGAGGAGGACCACGAAATACTGTACGGTACAGCGTACTCCGGAACTCTACCCCTTTAA
- a CDS encoding leucyl-tRNA synthetase (LeuRS2) (encoded by transcript TGME49_266730~Product name based on PMID:20374492.~Predicted trans-membrane domain (TMHMM2.0):6-26) translates to MIGPQRVYAGGVLFHLVVLVCFLWIRNIPETHGGFLGATLGSSGSSPSLQRPYRNCHGHWWSHLRGGASTGSTQITKRSTKWASGSKEMPFSAHPGKTGSIGKFGGVPQWSSRQSRGLLFLKCGHKCGGYGVSVSLVRFLHGSCASTFVSTNDGCHSLNDARARTGRRPLPPVHFVSLSTSSPATLYAFHSSSAVALYPFKAIETKWTKYYAENSGDFSPPLPRQHNNLEDSERVRELKATRPESHPLAGTPSEETSHHSDLTAFPSLLERRKFYILSMIPYPSGAGLHVGHSLTYTVADVVARYQRLRLRGELVKSRENADETRRVSSSASNRSCFTVCKEASDAESPTLANRQAESPLTELRGSLESTSHHDGRLAQDLKELRAFKALRSIHDKPEQGPIQKDQVACSEANVQGQTTSEASAEGARQRRRAAPQPDVLHVMGWDSFGLPAEQHALASGISPRLSVQTNIDRFRQQLRRLGVCVDWRREVNTSSPEFYRWTQWIFVQMMKRGLVYEKLANVNWCEGLGTVLANEEVIDGFSERGGFPVSSRQLRQWHLRITAYADRLLDGLKSLDWPADVKRMQRNWIGRRDVLLLDLSVSDCVDGVEACEEPHEQERAGFNDAVVPSGRVPTNLRCVAISPELIFGATFVVVHSSHQDAGLLARTATCRNYLEEKAKGGNRVSAKEDRCDGQFSGVMVDHPVIPDKKLPVWMSDSLFTQLHGFGGLYNETDALLVVPESQARAREFAQQKGIHVAHIIEMNGEAKRSSKGGKQLDLKSNDVIQKTNRGADPTKNAGEDVNQNTEKSGTQGAEQSGEGVETAAAVAHIDEGYGSAQVPTLSCSSGALDAKLVNSSVEGLLSLDGMSLGCARQEVIRFFTMTNSRGRHEVRYAMRDWLFSRQRFWGEPIPLIRSRKHGEASHVVPVNEADLPVLLPEELPLKGGSTPTKDEVTTQTTVQEKSEIEARDLSLHLSASHNTEKTTDVNDSASQKGASTRTSLSPLLTQDDETTATTLSPLYSLPEWWNVTLAVDQVDGMNMATSVKNSTEDELEKATSSSSAEGSAGGPQAVSLQRETSTMPQWAGSSWYFLRFLDPRNTREPFTRETARFWMPVDMYVGGKEHAVTHLLYARFWHKVLHDLGRVACDEPFQRLVTPGIILGSPKYFMFKRQDTGKIVSSETVELMDKTNLTREENTHGVQAVAGGSANILPKEFNLSFQVPDSPSEILFGVHAPSGQPVYGVEVPPSAVDVSAKGMPVLKVNGDVQVYRRHEKMSKSRGNVVSPDSIIDAYGADSLRLYLLFMGPLEARKMWNTSGVVGAFRFLNRVWNLLVLSAKHHSSKQEGHHCSTVTGFATVDNSLSSNAQGVTPATLNLTNTPPSSFERELMKLLVARVTADIERMSLNTAIAALMANVRKLTAWTAKGNRLSVGTAIDLVKLLHPFAPFVTEELWQMIHASFPDVSLYSTTPSLLASATWPTPSKEESRVHPRSGRVAESENEADSIVFSIHVDGKLQGTVHVPRSSMHDEGTVSALATTSPCLKKWEILLKSGGRGFTKIVCIPARRVINFVTGTVASKQVLGHQHVCRQNQSRK, encoded by the exons ATGATTGGACCTCAAAGGGTTTATGCCGGTGGAGTGCTGTTTCATTTAGTAGTCCTGGTTTGCTTTCTCTGGATTCGAAACATTCCTGAAACGCACGGAGGGTTCCTTGGAGCCACTCTCGGTTCAAGCGGTTCCAGcccttctctgcagagaccgTATCGCAACTGTCATGGTCATTGGTGGAGTCATCTTCGAGGTGGCGCGTCTACCGGGTCGACTCAAATTACTAAGCGTTCCACAAAATGGGCATCAGGAAGCAAGGAAATGCCATTTTCGGCCCACCCGGGTAAAACTGGTTCTATAGGAAAATTTGGTGGGGTCCCTCAATGGTCGAGCAGGCAGTCGCGCGgcctcctttttctgaaATGTGGCCACAAATGCGGAGGATATGGCGTTTCTGTAAGCCTGGTGAGATTTCTGCATGGCTCGTGTGCCTCGACGTTTGTGTCTACCAACGACGGGTGCCATTCCCTCAACGATGCCAGGGCCAGAACGGGTAGGAGGCCTTTGCCCCCCGTACActttgtctccttgtctACATCTTCTCCCGCAACTCTGTACGCGTTTCACTCGTCGTCAGCGGTTGCACTGTATCCTTTCAAGGCTATTGAGACGAAATGGACCAAATACTATGCGGAGAACTCTGGAGATTTCTCCCCGCCTCTTCCAAGGCAGCACAACAACTTGGAAGATTCGGAGCGTGTACGGGAACTGAAGGCAACCAGGCCGGAGAGTCACCCATTAGCTGGGACTCCTTCAGAAGAAACCAGCCACCATTCGGATTTGACAGCGTTTCCCAGTTTGCTAGAGCGGCGCAAGTTCTACATTCTTTCCATGATCCCGTACCCTTCCGGGGCAGGACTGCATGTTGGTCATAGCCTCACATACACTGTAGCCGACGTGGTCGCGAGGTACCAGCGGCTGCGTCTTCGCGGAGAGCTTGTGAAGTCAAGAGAGAATGCCGACGAGACTcgacgcgtttcctcttccgcaTCAAATAGGAGTTGTTTCACAGTTTGTAAGGAGGCGTCCGATGCAGAGAGTCCGACTCTAGCCAATCGGCAGGCGGAGTCACCTCTGACGGAGCTGCGAGGGAGTCTAGAGAGCACCTCACATCATGACGGTCGACTTGCGCAGGACCTCAAGGAGCTGCGAGCCTTCAAGGCGCTCAGGTCAATCCACGACAAGCCCGAACAAGGGCCGATACAGAAAGACCAGGTTGCTTGCTCTGAGGCAAATGTACAAGGCCAAACGACATCGGAGGCATCCGCAGAGGGTgcgagacaacggagacgagCAGCTCCACAACCAGACGTACTGCATGTGATGGGATGGGACTCCTTCGGACTCCCTGCAGAACAACACGCGCTTGCGTCTGGCATTTCTCCGCGCTTGTCTGTTCAGACGAACATTGACCGTTTTCGCCAGCAGCTGCGAAGACTCGGCGTGTGTGTCGACTGGCGTCGGGAAGTCAACACGAGCAGTCCTGAATTCTATCGCTGGACTCAGTGGATCTTCGTGCAGATGATGAAGCGGGGGCTCGTATACGAAAAACTTGCAAATGTCAACTGGTGTGAAGGCCTCG GTACAGTATTAGCCAATGAGGAGGTGATCGACGGCTTCAGCGAACGAGGTGGCTTCCCGGTGAGCTCTCGCCAGCTGAGACAGTGGCACCTTCGGATCACGGCGTATGCAGATCGGCTCCTAGATGGCCTCAAGAGTCTTGACTGGCCAGCCGATGTCAAACGTATGCAGCGCAACTGGATAGGTCGTCGGGATGTGCTGCTTCTAGATCTCTCAGTTTCGGACTGTGTGGATGGAGTGGAGGCGTGCGAGGAGCCACACGAACAGGAACGGGCAGGCTTTAATGACGCTGTTGTGCCCTCCGGTAGAGTTCCAACGAACCTCCGATGTGTGGCGATCTCTCCCGAGTTAATTTTTGGGGCTACTTTTGTCGTGGTTCATAGTTCGCACCAGGATGCCGGTTTACTTGCGCGAACAGCTACGTGTCGAAACTATTTGGAAGAGAAGGCTAAAGGTGGGAACCGTGTGTCGGCCAAAGAAGATCGTTGTGATGGCCAGTTTTCGGGTGTTATGGTTGATCATCCTGTTATCCCAGATAAGAAGCTTCCCGTGTGGATGAGTGACAGCCTTTTTACTCAGCTACACGGCTTCGGAGGTTTATATAATGAGACGGATGCTCTACTTGTGGTTCCAGAGAGTCAagcgagagcgcgagagtTTGCTCAACAAAAGGGAATACATGTAGCGCATATCATTGAAATGAAtggcgaagcgaagaggagttCCAAAGGGGGTAAACAATTGGACCTCAAAAGTAATGACGTCATCCAGAAGACAAATCGAGGGGCAGATCCTACTAAAAATGCCGGCGAGGACGTGAACCAGAACACGGAGAAATCAGGAACACAAGGCGCAGAACAGTCCGGCGAAGGCGTTGAAACGGCGGCGGCTGTTGCCCACATAGACGAGGGATACGGAAGCGCCCAGGTGCCGACATTATCATGTTCCTCAGGCGCTTTAGACGCAAAACTGGTTAACTCGTCAGTTGAAGGACTGCTGTCTCTGGACGGCATGAGCCTAGGATGCGCGAGACAAGAGGTTATTCGTTTCTTCACTATGACAAATAGCCGAGGTCGCCACGAAGTGAGGTATGCCATGAGAGACTGGCTTTTTAGTAGGCAGCGATTCTGGGGGGAGCCGATTCCGTTGATCCGTAGTCGGAAGCATGGAGAGGCGAGTCATGTAGTGCCGGTGAACGAAGCAGATTTGCCTGTTCTTCTGCCTGAGGAACTCCCACTGAAAGGTGGGAGCACACCCACAAAGGACGAAGTGACCACTCAAACGACAGTTCAGGAGAAAAGTGAGATTGAAGCAAGAGACTTGTCTTTACACCTAAGCGCCTCACATAATACGGAAAAGACGACCGACGTGAATGACAGCGCGTCACAAAAAGGTGCTTCGACAAGGACGAGTCTATCGCCTTTGCTGACCCAGGATGATGAAACCACAGCAACTACCTTGTCGCCATTGTACAGTCTGCCTGAGTGGTGGAATGTGACATTGGCAGTGGACCAAGTAGATGGCATGAACATGGCTACTTCTGTCAAAAACAGTACTGAGGATGAACTTGAAAAGGCGACATCATCGTCTAGTGCGGAAGGGAGCGCTGGAGGACCACAGGCTGTCTcgctccagagagagacgtcaACCATGCCGCAGTGGGCAGGGAGCTCGTGGTACTTTCTTCGATTTCTCGATCCACGGAATACTCGCGAGCCATTCACGAGGGAAACAGCCCGCTTTTGGATGCCTGTCGACATGTATGTTGGCGGGAAAGAGCACGCGGTCACCCATCTCTTGTATGCCAG GTTCTGGCACAAAGTGCTCCATGACCTCGGCCGGGTGGCCTGCGATGAGCCGTTCCAGCGCCTGGTCACCCCCGGTATCATCCTCGGATCGCCGAAATATTTTATGTTCAAACGGCAAGATACTGGCAAAATTGTGTCTTCTGAGACAGTAGAACTCATGGATAAGACGAATTTGACTCGTGAGGAGAATACGCATGGCGTGCAGGCAGTGGCGGGAGGAAGTGCAAATATATTACCAAAAGAATTCAATTTGTCATTCCAGGTACCCGATTCACCTTCCGAGATACTGTTTGGCGTTCACGCCCCTTCTGGTCAGCCTGTGTATGGAGTAGAAGTGCCGCCAAGCGCAGTGGATGTGAGCGCGAAGGGAATGCCTGTTCTCAAGGTTAATGGGGATGTCCAGGTATACCGTCGGCATGAGAAGATGTCCAAATCGCGAGGCAATGTCGTATCACCGGACAGCATTATTGACGCATACGGTGCGGATTCGCTCCGACTTTACCTTTTATTCATGGGTCCTCTTGAGGCACGGAAGATGTGGAATACTTCAGGCGTTGTGGGGGCCTTCCGGTTTCTGAACAGAGTGTGGAATCTTCTTGTTTTGTCGGCTAAGCATCATTCTTCAAAGCAAGAAGGACACCACTGCTCGACAGTTACGGGTTTTGCAACAGTTGACAACTCATTGTCAAGCAATGCTCAAGGAGTCACCCCAGCGACGCTGAACTTGACGAACACTCCCCCGTCCTCGTTCGAGCGCGAGCTCATGAAACTGTTGGTGGCCCGAGTTACCGCCGATATTGAACGGATGTCCCTGAATACCGCTATTGCAGCCCTCATGGCCAACGTTCGAAAACTGACTGCCTGGACAGCGAAAGGAAACAGGCTGTCCGTCGGTACCGCTATTGACTTAGTCAAGCTGCTTCACCCATTTGCCCCGTTTGTGACAGAAGAATTGTGGCAGATGATCCACGCGTCTTTCCCAGATGTCTCTTTATATTCCACTACACCGTCCCTTCTCGCCTCAGCGACCTGGCCGACACCCTCGAAGGAggagagtcgcgttcatccACGAAGTGGAAGGGTGGCCGAAAGTGAAAATGAGGCTGATTCAATCGTATTCTCAATCCACGTGGATGGGAAGCTACAGGGAACAGTTCATGTTCCTCGTAGCTCGATGCATGACGAGGGAACGGTGTCGGCGTTAGCCACCACTTCCCCATGCCTGAAAAAGTGGGAGATCCTGCTCAAGTCGGGGGGAAGAGGATTCACAAAAATCGTGTGTATCCCAGCTCGGCGCGTCATCAATTTCGTGACTGGAACGGTCGCCAGTAAACAAGTATTGGGTCACCAACATGTGTGTAGGCAGAATCAGTCACGGAAGTAG